A region from the Lolium perenne isolate Kyuss_39 chromosome 4, Kyuss_2.0, whole genome shotgun sequence genome encodes:
- the LOC127292351 gene encoding uncharacterized protein translates to MPSSSNPWPRPQEYALSTRMAMAASLLTAAPAPSLLSSASPRRRPFLAAPAPALRLRAPASPPPRPPQLARESRAARAPVARGVALSQGEAEAPERGALATRLLLGALIGSAALLGCGAALAAAAEDSIRASGFGLRVAASLRRLGWPDDAVVFTLATLPVLELRGAIPAGYWMRLHPVRLTVLAVLGNMVPVPFIILYLKKLATFLSQRSASATRIMDLLFERARRKAAPVEEFQWLGLMLFVAVPFPGTGAWTGAIIASVLGMPFWSGLSANFVGVVLAGLLVNLLMNLGLKYAIVTGVLLFFVSTVMWGVLRSLKKSLNTE, encoded by the exons ATGCCGAGCTCATCCAACCCGTGGCCGCGACCACAAGAGTACGCTCTCTCGACCCGAATGGCCATGGCGGCCTCACTTCTCACTGCCGCGCCCGCGCCGTCCCTTCTCTCGTCGGCATCGCCGAGACGGAGGCCCTTCCTCGCGGCCCCTGCGCCCGCTCTCCGCCTGAGGGCCCCCGCTTCCCCTCCTCCCCGACCCCCGCAGCTTGCGCGCGAGTCCCGTGCCGCTCGCGCGCCCGTCGCGCGTGGCGTGGCGCTGTCGCAAGGCGAGGCCGAGGCGCCGGAGCGGGGTGCTCTGGCCACACGGCTGCTGCTGGGCGCGCTCATCGGCTCCGCCGCGCTGCTCGGCtgcggcgcggccctggcggcggcggcggaggactcCATCAGGGCGTCCGGGTTCGGGCTGCGGGTCGCCGCGTCGCTGCGGAGGCTCGGGTGGCCCGACGACGCCGTCGTCTTCACGCTCGCCACGCTGCCCGTGCTCGAGCTGCGGGGCGCCATCCCGGCCGGGTACTGGATGCGGCTCCACCCCGTCCGCCTCACCGTCCTAGCCGTTCTCGG GAACATGGTGCCTGTGCCATTCATCATCCTCTACCTGAAGAAACTCGCCACCTTTCTCTCACAAAGAAGTGCTTCTGCGACCCGGATTATGGATCTCCTCTTTGAGCGGGCGCGGCGGAAGGCTGCACCTGTGGAGGAATTCCAATGGCTTGGGTTGATGCTGTTTGTTGCTGTTCCATTCCCAGGCACCGGGGCATGGACCGGCGCTATCATTGCATCAGTTCTGGGCATGCCTTTCTGGTCGGGTCTGTCAGCGAATTTCGTGGGGGTCGTCCTAGCAGGGTTGCTGGTAAATTTGCTCATGAATCTTGGGTTGAAGTACGCCATAGTCACTGGTGTACTTCTTTTCTTTGTATCAACTGTGATGTGGGGAGTCCTTCGGTCTCTCAAGAAGTCATTGAATACAGAATGA
- the LOC139838916 gene encoding calcium-transporting ATPase 4, endoplasmic reticulum-type-like translates to MGKGGQDEAGSGGPRPDAPPSFPAWARTPTECLAELGVSVDHGLSSDEAAARLLRHGPNELERHALPPSGNSSSSRRGGARDGLRGAARHLPHPHRNAVVGVWQESNAEKALKEIQSEHATVKRDGRWSHALPARNLVVGDVVELRRPLAGGGAVVDWRARFLPLVQAIPS, encoded by the exons ATGGGCAAGGGCGGGCAGGACGAGGCCGGATCCGGCGGGCCCCGCCCCGACGCGCCGCCGTCGTTCCCGGCGTGGGCGCGGACCCCGACCGAGTGCCTGGCGGAGCTCGGCGTCTCCGTGGACCACGGCCTCAGCTCCGACGAGGCCGCGGCCCGGCTCCTTAGGCACGGGCCCAACGAGCTGGAGCGCCACGCCCTCCCTCCGTCTGGAAACTCGTCCTCGAGCA GGCGGGGAGGCGCGCGCGACGGCCTTCGTGGAGCCGCTCGTCATCTTCCTCATCCTCATCGCAACGCCGTGGTCGGGGTCTGGCAGGAGAGCAACGCCGAGAAGGCGCTCAAGGAGATCCAGTCGGAGCACGCCACCGTGAAGAGGGACGGGCGCTGGTCGCACGCCCTCCCCGCGCGCAACCTCGTCGTGGGGGACGTCGTGGAGCTCCGGCGGCCTCTAGCAGGGGGCGGCGCGGTCGTGGACTGGCGAGCACGG TTTCTCCCGCTGGTTCAAGCTATACCGAGCTGA